Proteins from a genomic interval of Microtus ochrogaster isolate Prairie Vole_2 unplaced genomic scaffold, MicOch1.0 UNK11, whole genome shotgun sequence:
- the Mrps36 gene encoding 28S ribosomal protein S36, mitochondrial, with protein sequence MGSKMASASRVVQVNPGPLPRMGRRDDPPASASQVLGLKASAGPSHSSVISQHSKGSKSPDLLMHPGPPDTAEILKTLPHKYRRKPISQEEMDFIQRGGPE encoded by the exons ATGGGCAGCAAGATGGCTTCCGCCAGCAGGGTCGTGCAGGTAAATCCTGGGCCACTCCCGCGCATGGGAAGGAGGGATG atccgcctgcctctgcctcccaagtgctgggattaaaggc ATCTGCTGGGCCCTCTCACTCCTCTGTAATTTCACAGCATTCTAAAGGAAGCAAATCCCCAGATCTGCTGATGCATCCGGGGCCACCAGACACTGCAGAAATACTAAAAACATTACCTCACAAGTACAGAAGGAAACCTATATCTCAAGAAGAAATGGACTTCATCCAG